Proteins encoded by one window of Bacillus spongiae:
- the pulA gene encoding type I pullulanase, with amino-acid sequence MLSISRKFDAYLDDMFQLTILLPYSYFDGKSSSFSLCLQEHKWDVHIKEVVCLEEHMKYICETNAIIQFGQTYEVIDDRGMSTDLQIGAVIRTDHFDELFYYEGNDLGANIMANGTLFKVWAPTATAVKVRYKQPLTGKVKEEPLIRGENGIWSQQLTQNLEGYYYSFLVCINLCWHEAVDPYAKALSVNSEWGVVVDLRKTLQLNTPPPPFSSPTEAIIYEVHVRDLTSHPKSGVKQKGKYLGLIETNTKTVNGYSTAFSYVKELGVTHVELLPVNDFGGVDELQPSKSYNWGYNPLFFNTPEGSYSSAPADPYARINELKRVIHHFHLHDLRVILDVVYNHVYIQETSSFEKIVPGYYFRYDSRGFPSNGTGVGNDLASERKMVRKFIVDSVAYWLKEYKVDGFRFDLMGNLDLKTMREVKETVERIHPGALLLGEGWDLPTTLPQKMKAINGNSRQLTGISFFHDRFRDCLKGSTFDLKETGFTLGKKGMEKEIVSLFIGHSIIDGVKEGDLVARQSINYVECHDNYTLWDKISAIYPNETELNEKRHRLASCMVLLSHGTPFLHGGQEFFRTKQGVENSYNSPDAINWFDWNLREKNDENIEYLKTIIALRKQQKVLQLDSREQITKHLLVFQAANGIISLHYKDIREFGQWNDLFIVFHANSEPQNIQLPEGNWGVLVNRDQAALTPIKRNLEHEVEVEALSVNIFCTD; translated from the coding sequence TTGCTGTCTATTAGCCGAAAGTTTGATGCGTATTTAGATGACATGTTTCAATTAACTATATTATTGCCATACAGCTACTTTGATGGGAAAAGCTCCTCTTTTTCATTATGTTTACAAGAGCATAAGTGGGACGTGCACATTAAGGAAGTGGTCTGTCTTGAGGAACATATGAAATATATTTGTGAAACAAATGCAATCATCCAATTTGGTCAAACTTACGAGGTAATAGATGATAGAGGCATGTCAACCGATCTCCAAATAGGTGCTGTCATTCGAACGGACCACTTTGATGAGCTCTTTTATTATGAAGGTAACGATTTAGGTGCCAATATTATGGCTAACGGAACGCTTTTTAAAGTATGGGCACCTACAGCTACTGCCGTAAAAGTGCGATACAAACAACCGCTAACAGGTAAAGTTAAAGAGGAGCCTTTAATCCGCGGAGAAAATGGGATATGGAGTCAGCAATTGACTCAAAATTTAGAAGGCTATTATTACAGCTTTTTAGTATGCATTAATTTATGCTGGCATGAGGCTGTTGACCCTTATGCAAAAGCATTGTCCGTAAATAGCGAATGGGGAGTTGTTGTAGATCTTAGAAAAACTCTGCAGTTAAATACTCCCCCACCTCCTTTTTCAAGCCCAACAGAAGCCATTATTTATGAAGTTCATGTACGTGATCTTACAAGTCACCCTAAAAGTGGCGTGAAGCAAAAAGGAAAATACTTAGGCTTAATTGAAACAAACACGAAAACAGTCAATGGTTATTCTACTGCCTTCTCTTATGTAAAAGAGTTAGGTGTTACTCATGTTGAATTATTACCGGTAAATGACTTTGGAGGTGTTGATGAGTTACAGCCAAGTAAGAGCTACAATTGGGGCTATAACCCGTTGTTTTTTAACACCCCCGAAGGTTCCTATTCCTCAGCCCCTGCAGACCCTTATGCTCGAATTAATGAATTAAAGCGAGTAATCCATCATTTCCACCTTCATGATTTAAGAGTTATTTTAGACGTAGTATATAATCATGTATATATTCAAGAAACATCTAGCTTTGAGAAAATTGTTCCAGGGTATTATTTTCGTTACGATTCACGTGGTTTCCCATCAAATGGTACAGGTGTTGGCAATGACCTTGCATCCGAACGAAAGATGGTAAGAAAATTTATTGTAGATTCAGTTGCCTACTGGTTAAAGGAGTATAAAGTAGATGGTTTTCGTTTTGATCTCATGGGCAATCTAGACCTAAAAACAATGAGAGAAGTAAAGGAAACCGTGGAGAGAATTCACCCTGGTGCTCTATTACTAGGAGAAGGATGGGATTTACCGACTACACTTCCGCAAAAGATGAAAGCAATAAATGGTAACTCTAGACAATTGACAGGCATTTCTTTTTTTCATGATCGATTTCGTGATTGTTTGAAAGGAAGTACATTTGATTTAAAGGAGACAGGCTTTACATTAGGCAAAAAAGGAATGGAAAAGGAGATTGTGTCGCTTTTTATTGGACATTCAATAATTGATGGGGTGAAAGAGGGGGACCTTGTTGCGAGACAGTCGATTAATTATGTGGAATGTCATGATAATTATACTCTGTGGGATAAAATTTCTGCCATCTATCCAAATGAAACCGAGCTGAATGAAAAACGCCATCGACTGGCAAGTTGCATGGTTTTACTCAGTCATGGAACACCCTTTCTACATGGAGGCCAAGAGTTTTTTCGAACAAAACAGGGTGTTGAAAATAGTTATAATTCACCCGATGCTATTAATTGGTTTGACTGGAATCTTCGAGAGAAGAACGATGAGAATATTGAATATTTAAAGACCATTATTGCATTGAGAAAACAACAAAAGGTTTTACAACTAGATAGTAGGGAACAGATAACAAAACACTTACTTGTTTTTCAAGCAGCGAATGGGATTATTTCTTTACACTATAAAGATATCCGTGAATTTGGGCAGTGGAATGATTTATTTATTGTCTTTCATGCAAATTCTGAGCCACAAAATATTCAATTACCTGAGGGGAATTGGGGTGTGTTGGTAAATAGAGATCAAGCGGCTTTAACACCGATTAAAAGGAATTTAGAACATGAAGTGGAAGTAGAGGCGTTAAGTGTTAATATTTTTTGTACAGATTAG
- a CDS encoding phosphotransferase family protein, producing the protein MEHLFDHEWEIIPAGGATGEAFFAQREEQKLFLKRNSSPFLAVLSAEGIVPKLIWTKRLENGDVITAQQWLNGRELAAKEMKQDRVAKLLNKIHSTKPLLGMLQRLQVEPFRPEQMLTQVETSLDLDLVSTPSVQRAIEFLQKDIHNIHNEEFVVCHGDVNHNNWLLSDRNQLYLIDWDGAMIADPAVDLGPLLYWYIDEKDWENWLHQYGLNLTDSLRLRMKWYVVSQTLLSIQWHKVKKRFHEMNHWLEYLHRIL; encoded by the coding sequence TTGGAACATTTATTCGATCACGAATGGGAAATAATACCTGCAGGAGGTGCGACTGGGGAAGCTTTTTTCGCACAGAGAGAAGAACAGAAGCTTTTCTTAAAAAGAAATTCTTCGCCTTTCTTAGCGGTGCTTTCTGCAGAAGGAATTGTTCCGAAATTAATTTGGACAAAACGCCTTGAAAATGGAGATGTGATTACCGCTCAACAATGGCTAAATGGAAGAGAGTTAGCTGCAAAGGAAATGAAACAAGATCGAGTGGCAAAATTACTGAATAAAATTCATAGCACTAAGCCTCTTCTCGGCATGCTTCAACGATTACAGGTTGAACCATTTCGGCCTGAACAGATGCTTACTCAAGTGGAAACTTCTCTTGATTTGGATTTAGTAAGTACTCCATCCGTACAAAGAGCAATCGAGTTTCTACAAAAGGATATTCATAATATTCATAATGAAGAGTTTGTTGTTTGTCATGGGGATGTCAATCATAACAACTGGTTGCTTTCTGACCGCAACCAGTTGTATTTGATAGATTGGGATGGAGCAATGATCGCTGATCCTGCTGTTGATTTAGGCCCACTTTTGTATTGGTATATTGATGAGAAGGATTGGGAGAATTGGCTGCATCAGTATGGTCTAAATTTAACAGATTCGCTACGACTTCGAATGAAGTGGTATGTTGTATCTCAAACATTGCTTTCCATTCAATGGCATAAAGTGAAAAAACGTTTTCATGAAATGAATCATTGGCTCGAGTATTTACATCGTATACTTTAG
- a CDS encoding YtzH-like family protein, with protein sequence MPLNQQNQMELLSDILNNHQTDCCGSVAECEQVERLVKSLMVHGNVNSQLQSALEEIYKYSQEGIHTQHLEEHIQSHQDNLKNWVEDMNTYF encoded by the coding sequence ATGCCGTTAAATCAGCAAAATCAAATGGAATTACTTTCTGATATATTAAACAATCATCAGACAGATTGCTGTGGTTCTGTTGCAGAATGCGAACAAGTAGAACGTTTAGTCAAATCATTAATGGTTCACGGTAATGTAAACTCACAACTCCAATCAGCTTTAGAAGAAATTTACAAGTATAGTCAAGAAGGCATTCATACTCAACATTTAGAAGAACATATTCAGTCACACCAAGATAATTTAAAAAATTGGGTTGAAGATATGAATACTTATTTCTAA
- the trmB gene encoding tRNA (guanosine(46)-N7)-methyltransferase TrmB, giving the protein MRLRHKPWAKEKLNSFPQYFISEPENNKGKWRELFQNDYPIHIEVGTGKGKFVTGMAKANPFINYIGIELYESVAVTALDRLIEAELPNLKLLSVDARNLCDFFAEGEIDRVYLNFSDPWPKSRHAKRRLTHEGFLRIYEEILVNEGEIHFKTDNQKLFEYSLQSFSAYGLRLNYVSLDLHKSDFEGNIMTEYEEKFSSIGQRIYRSEVRYLRKR; this is encoded by the coding sequence ATGCGATTAAGACATAAACCCTGGGCGAAGGAAAAATTAAACTCTTTTCCTCAATATTTCATTAGTGAACCGGAAAATAATAAAGGAAAATGGAGAGAATTATTTCAAAATGATTATCCCATTCATATAGAAGTTGGAACAGGAAAAGGAAAATTTGTAACGGGTATGGCGAAGGCTAACCCATTCATCAATTATATTGGAATTGAGTTGTACGAAAGTGTTGCTGTTACAGCATTAGATCGATTAATTGAAGCAGAACTACCAAATTTAAAATTGTTAAGTGTTGATGCACGAAATTTATGTGATTTTTTTGCTGAAGGTGAAATTGATCGAGTGTATTTAAACTTCTCAGATCCTTGGCCTAAGTCCCGTCATGCGAAAAGGCGATTGACACATGAAGGGTTTCTTCGTATTTATGAGGAAATTCTTGTGAATGAAGGGGAAATTCACTTCAAAACAGACAATCAGAAATTATTCGAATACTCCTTACAAAGTTTTTCTGCATATGGATTACGACTGAATTATGTAAGCTTAGATTTACACAAAAGCGACTTTGAAGGGAACATCATGACTGAGTATGAAGAAAAATTCTCAAGCATAGGGCAACGAATTTATCGGAGTGAAGTGCGTTATTTGAGAAAGAGATAA